A DNA window from Candidatus Methylacidiphilales bacterium contains the following coding sequences:
- a CDS encoding GNAT family N-acetyltransferase: MKLEKVTTENVGQAIAAAREIFPYEIHADGFWPENAYRDSIRKGHPNFAYYLAKMDGDVVGITGHYPPGSLGREIWVGWFGIRPAHRHQGHGTALLAQTCRMLEVLGQRKIRLYSGDREEERPAQRLYVRAGFHVVGRGSVDGKPVLFFCRNPRANRVVMPGSSGNRLESRGFRARLKDWLRDPVWRTHLGQQEAGGMSWQSWMQWEWEWKWCWPAREHFWHDGGHENFHLGIGVMAYRRADNYQARLASGLPGTPENPSKTSA, from the coding sequence ATGAAGCTTGAAAAGGTCACCACGGAAAATGTTGGCCAGGCAATCGCAGCCGCGCGGGAAATCTTTCCCTATGAAATCCATGCCGACGGATTCTGGCCCGAAAATGCCTACCGCGACTCGATTCGAAAAGGGCATCCGAATTTTGCCTACTATCTGGCGAAAATGGACGGTGATGTGGTGGGGATCACCGGCCACTACCCGCCCGGAAGTTTGGGCCGGGAAATCTGGGTCGGTTGGTTTGGCATCCGTCCCGCGCACCGCCACCAAGGCCATGGCACCGCCCTGCTGGCACAGACCTGCCGCATGCTCGAGGTTTTGGGCCAGCGAAAAATCCGCCTGTATTCCGGCGATCGCGAGGAGGAACGCCCGGCGCAGCGGCTCTATGTCCGTGCCGGTTTCCACGTGGTGGGCAGGGGTTCGGTGGATGGAAAACCGGTGCTATTCTTTTGCCGCAACCCCCGGGCCAACCGAGTGGTGATGCCAGGATCATCAGGGAACAGGCTTGAAAGCAGGGGCTTCCGGGCACGACTGAAGGACTGGCTCCGTGACCCTGTTTGGCGCACCCATCTGGGACAGCAGGAGGCTGGGGGGATGAGTTGGCAGTCCTGGATGCAATGGGAGTGGGAGTGGAAATGGTGCTGGCCGGCCCGGGAACATTTCTGGCACGACGGCGGACATGAAAATTTCCATCTGGGGATCGGAGTGATGGCCTATCGCCGTGCAGACAACTACCAGGCCCGGCTGGCTTCCGGCCTGCCCGGGACCCCGGAGAATCCTTCCAAAACCTCCGCTTGA